The segment gtgttttctttttcttatctttaatcttgtttttttaCAATTCAGTCCTAATCCCCCTACTGACCTTCCCTCCCGGCCACccccccacagttcctcatcctattcttgttccccttgtctccaagaagatgtccccactccccaccagcACACCCCACCCGCCTCCCCACTCTCTAGGGTCTGAAGCCTCTCCAGGGTGAGGCGCATCTTCTCTCCCAGAGGCTagcccaggcagtcctctgctataaatGCTTTTCTTCCTCCCATATCCAGAGGACAATGGGCCACATGGATTTCTGGGAAAGTATCTCCATTTCCAAAATACTCCAACAAGGGCAGACTCCAGCCTTTCCTGTATCAGTATCATGGAAGCACTGTTCGCGAGGAGACCAGTGAGGTCTGCCCTAATCTTGGAATCTTTTTGACATTTCTTCAGCTTCAAGTTGGTCCTGAGATAGCTGAAGAGGCGCAGGTAAAGAGTTGGTGAGCACATCTTCTCTGAAGGAGGACCAAGCCAGGTAAGAAGTCCCTTTCTTTCTCAGATGAGGCTTTTCTGAGTAGTCCTGACAGCACTGGAActcgtttttttctttgtttttgtttttgttttttcgagacaggtttttttttttttttttttttctgtgtagtcctggttgtcatggaatcctgctgtagaccaggctgacctcaaagtcagaaatctgcctgcctctgcctcccaagtgctgggattaaaggcgtgtgctaccaccaccccatcccccactcgcaccccccaccccccaagcccGCTTCTCTTTTGCCTTACACACTGGTTGCTTTACTGACAGACCCATGAGTTTCTGCAACTAGCCCCTACCTTTTCTACAAAAGCAAACTAAGAGAATGGTATTCCCCCGCAAAGCCCAGCCACAGGAGTCACTCACATCCACTCCATCCACACAGAGGGAGGGCTGTCCCAGCCCTGGACCTATACCCCAGAGTCCTGGAGATTCTCTGGCTCAGTAGCCAtaggggggctggggaggggcagaTCCTTGACATCACTACAGATTGGCTGCCTCACAGGCGTCTACCCAGTCGCTGAACACATCCACTGGTTCTGACAGGTGTGTGATGGGCGTCTGGAATTCCTCTCGGCACACGGCACAGGAGATGTCTCCGATCTTTCGAGCATGGTTCATTTTCACCTCACAAGACTTCTCGTGGTTGCAGAAAGGGCAAGTGAACTCGGTCTCCAGAGTGCCTGtcctcttcttctgggagggcggCTTCCGGCTGGACTTCCTTCGTCCCATGGCTGCAGAGGGGATAAACCAATCTGTAGTCCAACTTCTCCAACAATGGTGCCCTGTGAACGGGAAGTAAAAGAATCTACTTGTTAGTTGCTCAGTCGCACGAGGCTAGTTGGTTCAGTGGGTCTAAGGTTGAAGTCCGTTCCAAAAGATGTGCTACCTAGTAAATGCATGAGCGCAAAGAAGTGGTGGGACTCTACATACCGGGCTGACCTAGACCAGGTAtttgctggcctctgcttcccagttagAAGGTAGCAAGGAGAGACTATTGTGTCTCACACTGAGCAGAACTTGAGTATATATTTCCTCCAAGCCCCGCCTCCGCAGGGACACACCTCctcgaacaaggccacaccctttgACAGTACCACACCCTCTTCCAAGCATAT is part of the Apodemus sylvaticus chromosome 13, mApoSyl1.1, whole genome shotgun sequence genome and harbors:
- the LOC127664164 gene encoding transcription elongation factor 1 homolog; this encodes MGRRKSSRKPPSQKKRTGTLETEFTCPFCNHEKSCEVKMNHARKIGDISCAVCREEFQTPITHLSEPVDVFSDWVDACEAANL